In the Colwellia sp. 20A7 genome, one interval contains:
- a CDS encoding EAL and HDOD domain-containing protein, producing MDSYIARQPILNLKKETVAFELLFRDGEANSFPNIDADKAISKIIVDNQLTLGINEITGNLPAFINFHTNALVHHFPTFLDKKDIVVEILESVIISEELINACKKLKAKGYTLALDDYDFDTKWDVFLPFIDIIKVDVFEVNMEDIKRFLPRFHDMKIEWLAEKVETLIEFEQLKELGFTLFQGYFFAKPEMLKKVNITASKQHLIDLMKHSCSTEFDFDAISDIFSKDLGLTYKLLRFINSPGYGPSKEISSLKHALIYIGDVELKKFIALLVFADLNEGKPEEIFRSSLIRAKFCEKISTIQEDKKNPPKAFLTGMLSHIDGVLNQSISDVMKILPIHEDIKTALVKKDNYLAKYLELSMVLEQGNWEKAKNTSHSIKLNEEAYLDTYKESIQWSDAMLAIISK from the coding sequence TTGGATTCATATATAGCTAGACAACCGATCCTGAATCTCAAAAAGGAAACAGTAGCTTTTGAGTTGTTATTTCGTGATGGAGAGGCTAATTCTTTTCCTAATATAGACGCAGATAAGGCTATATCAAAAATAATTGTCGATAATCAACTCACATTAGGGATCAATGAAATTACAGGTAATTTACCTGCTTTTATTAATTTTCATACTAATGCACTTGTTCATCATTTCCCTACTTTTTTAGATAAAAAGGATATAGTCGTTGAAATATTAGAAAGTGTGATTATAAGTGAAGAACTTATTAATGCTTGTAAGAAACTTAAGGCAAAAGGTTATACTCTTGCATTAGATGACTATGACTTTGACACTAAATGGGATGTATTTTTACCTTTTATTGATATCATTAAAGTAGATGTTTTTGAAGTTAATATGGAGGATATTAAGCGTTTTTTACCTCGTTTTCATGATATGAAAATTGAATGGTTAGCTGAAAAAGTAGAGACTTTAATCGAGTTTGAGCAATTAAAAGAGTTAGGTTTTACTTTATTTCAAGGCTACTTCTTTGCAAAACCAGAAATGCTTAAGAAAGTAAATATTACAGCATCTAAACAACACCTTATCGATTTAATGAAACATAGTTGTAGCACTGAATTTGATTTTGATGCGATTAGTGATATTTTTAGTAAAGATTTAGGGCTTACATATAAATTACTTCGTTTTATTAATAGCCCGGGTTATGGCCCAAGCAAAGAAATTAGCTCTTTAAAGCATGCATTAATCTATATTGGTGATGTTGAGTTGAAAAAGTTTATAGCATTATTGGTTTTTGCTGATTTAAACGAAGGTAAACCAGAAGAGATATTTAGGTCTTCATTAATCAGAGCTAAATTTTGTGAAAAAATATCTACTATTCAAGAAGATAAAAAAAACCCACCAAAAGCTTTTTTAACCGGAATGTTATCTCACATTGATGGGGTCTTAAATCAAAGTATTAGTGATGTAATGAAAATTTTGCCTATTCATGAAGATATTAAAACAGCTCTTGTGAAAAAAGATAATTATTTAGCGAAATATCTAGAACTTTCTATGGTCTTAGAGCAAGGGAATTGGGAGAAGGCTAAAAACACTTCTCATTCAATTAAGTTGAATGAGGAAGCTTACTTAGATACTTATAAAGAATCTATTCAATGGTCGGATGCGATGCTCGCCATTATTTCTAAGTAA
- a CDS encoding class 1 fructose-bisphosphatase has product MQRLSPALRQDNVPEDLISLIKTILAATKEISFRVSQAHLGGLMGSTLDENIQGEIQKKLDVVANELFKDIVLESGFVKAISSEEEDTSVAGNPVGKYLVSFDPLDGSSNIDINSLIGTIFSIHKAPEDMDPSNPDMFKQSGDHQVCAGYVLYGPATMLVMTTGKGTHFYVLDRTHGGYLLVHRNVQVPTDTQEFAINMSNQRFWQEPMKNYIKDLIDGDTGPRGKNFNMRWIAAMVGDIHRVLCRGGLFTYPTDSKNPEQPNKLRLMYEANPMSFLIEQAGGLAMTSKGRIMDIEPTSIHQRVEVIMGSKNEVEACLTYYK; this is encoded by the coding sequence ATGCAACGACTCTCCCCTGCTCTACGCCAAGACAATGTTCCTGAAGATCTTATTTCACTGATAAAAACCATTTTAGCTGCAACCAAAGAAATTTCATTTCGTGTTAGCCAAGCTCATTTAGGCGGCTTAATGGGTTCAACATTAGATGAAAACATTCAAGGCGAAATACAGAAGAAATTAGACGTAGTTGCCAATGAATTATTTAAAGATATTGTACTTGAATCAGGTTTTGTTAAAGCAATATCATCAGAAGAAGAAGACACTTCTGTTGCAGGTAACCCTGTTGGTAAATATCTTGTTTCTTTTGATCCGCTAGACGGTAGTTCAAATATTGATATTAATTCACTAATTGGTACAATTTTTTCTATCCATAAAGCGCCTGAAGATATGGACCCAAGCAATCCTGATATGTTCAAGCAATCAGGCGACCATCAAGTTTGTGCTGGATATGTTTTATATGGTCCTGCCACTATGTTAGTAATGACAACGGGTAAAGGTACACATTTCTACGTGCTTGATAGAACCCATGGCGGATACCTTTTAGTTCACCGTAATGTACAAGTTCCTACAGATACTCAAGAGTTTGCTATCAATATGTCGAATCAACGATTTTGGCAAGAACCAATGAAAAACTACATTAAAGACTTAATTGACGGTGACACGGGGCCACGTGGTAAAAATTTCAACATGCGTTGGATTGCCGCTATGGTAGGTGATATTCACCGTGTATTATGTCGTGGAGGTTTATTCACTTACCCTACTGATAGTAAAAATCCAGAGCAACCAAATAAATTACGCTTAATGTATGAAGCTAACCCAATGTCGTTTTTAATTGAACAAGCGGGTGGATTAGCCATGACGAGTAAAGGCAGAATCATGGATATTGAACCTACCAGTATTCATCAGCGTGTTGAAGTTATTATGGGCTCTAAAAACGAAGTTGAAGCTTGCCTTACTTACTATAAGTAA